GATCGCCCAGCTCGTCGTTCTTCAGGTAGTACTCGACGATCGAGCGGGGCAGGGGCGTGCCCTCTTCCGTTTTGAAGCGCTCCGCGAAGCTGCCGGCGGCCACGTTGCGGACCACCACCTCCAGCGGAATGATCTCGACCTGGCGCACGAGCTGCTCGCGCATGTTCAGACGACGCACGAAGTGGGTCGGCACGCCGATCTCCGCCAGACGCAGCATGAAGAACTCGCTGATGCGGTTGTTCAGCACGCCCTTGCCGGTGATCACGCCCTTCTTCTGGGCGTTGAAGGCGGTGGCGTCGTCCTTGAAGTACTGCACCAGGGTGCCCGGCTCCGGTCCTTCGAAAAGAACCTTGGCCTTGCCCTCGTAAATCCGTCTGCGTCGCATCCTGTTACGTCCGAACTGGGGAAACCGGGAGCTGTCGCCGGCCGTCGGTTCCGCATGAGAACCCGACCGATCGCATCACGGCGCATCCCTCGTAGGAGAAAGTCCTCATATAGCAGCCCCCATCGGGAGAAACAATCTGACGTGGGGCCGGTCTGCTAAACGTCGAGCGAGCGGGTCGGCGCGCCGCTAGAGATCCACCGTTTCGAAGGCCGCGCCGTCCGGGGATCCGGCGGCGAAACGCCAGAGGGCGCGCGGCCGCTCGGCCTCCGGCTTGGCGAGCGCCAGCAGGGAGCTGGACACCGTGCCGAAGCCGTTGGGAAGCGCCACGTTCATCGCGCCCTCCGGCCCGACCGAGGGACCATGGTCCCGGCTCGCCAGCAGCGCTTCCCAGGCGCTCCAGTCGTCGGCCGCCGGATCCGGTGGAGTCGCATCGCGAAACCGGGGCAGGAAATGCCCGATGCGCGGACTCTTGGTATCGTTGCGATCGGCGGCGGTGATCATTGAGAGGCCCGGCGGCAGAGGCTGCACCACGACCGACTCGGCATCCTCGCCGATGTGGCGGAGCCAGAAGGCATCCTGGGAGTCGGCGATCACCAGATTGAAGCTGCGATAGGCCGAGGGCTCCAGTTGCGCGAGCGCCGCCGCGGCGGCGCTCGCGTCGGCATGGTCGAGCGCCTCCAGCACCAGTTCGCCCCGGCTGCGCTTTCCGGCCGCCGGCCCGAGCGAGCCGTAGCGGTTCAGAATACAGGCCAGCACGCCGTGGTCGTTGACGCCCAGCCAGGACCCGCCGGCCAGTTCGTCCTGTCCCGCAACCACCTCCGGCCGGTCGGGCCAGTGGCGTCCGGGGCCGCGCCAGGGGCGGTCACGCATCTCGTCCCGGTTGCCGGCGAGCAGGACGGGCCAAGCGGTATCGGGGCGTCTGAGAAGAACGATCGTACACATGGGACGCCAATCATAAGCACTGTGCAGTTTCGGTTCACCTGCCGTAACCCAAGGGCTATAACGGCGGCCAACCGGTGGCGGCGATCGGCCGCCGCACAAGGGCGGCAGGACGATCACGCTCCAGCTGGATGATGGGAGCAGGATCGCCTGAGGTGGATTCACCGAAGCGGGTCCGCCTAAGGCGATCCTGCTCTAGGCAAAAGCAAGGGTGGTGCAGGCATGAGCTTCAACGATCGCGAAAAGGCGTTCGAGGACAAGTACAAGCACGATCAGGAGGTTCAGTTCCGGGTCGATGTCCGGCGCAACAAGCTGCTGGGGCTCTGGGCGGCCGAACTGATGGACCTCAAGGGCGAGGCCGCGGACGCCTATGCCAAGGAGGTGGTCTCCTCCGACTTCGAGGAGGCCGGTCACGAGGACGTTTACCGCAAGGTGATGGGCGACCTGACCGACAAGAAGGTCGATATCTCCGAGCATCGGCTGCGCAAGAAGATGGATGAACTGCTCGAGGTCGCCAAACAGCAGGTGATGACCGAATAGCGCGCCGTCGTCTATGGACTGCCGAGCGGGCGATACACTGGAGAAGGCGCAGCGACCCTGCTGGCACCTCTATGCCGACAGCACGAACATTGTGTTGGTCTGCTTGCCGCGAGGTCGTGCGCAACCTGAGAAGGTTTCGGAGCAGTGGAGAGTTCGGGGCGGTCGAGAGAGCGCTCCGCATCCGCTCATCGCTAAATTGGACACCCGCTCATTCGTCCAACAGGCCGGCAAATTTTTTCCGCTGCCGGATAACGATGAGCGCGCCGCCAAATCCAACCACCACCACTGGCAGAAAGGTCGCTCCGGGCAGCAGCGTGCTGGTAACGCCGGAGACTGCGGGTCCGACCATACCGCCGAGCGCATAGGCCACCGAAAAAGCCGATGCGCCGGCGACCAGCATCGGGCCGTGGTACTCGCGCCCCAGGATCGACAGCGCACAGGTGTAGATGCCGAAGAACGCGGCTCCGGCAAGCGCGCCGAGCGGCCACACGAGCCAACTGGTCGCAGGCACCAGAAGCAGGGCGCCGAAGGAGAGACCGGTGGCGAACAGACAGGCCGCGGCGATGAACCACCGGTCTCTAAGATCGAGAAGGATGCCCAGAAACGGTTGGGCGACGAACATACCGACATGCATGACCGCGACGAAGGTGGCTGCCGCATTAACCGAAGCTCCGCCCGCCGTCAGGTGCAGCGGCGCCAGGGCCAGAGCCAATGCGTCGGCAAAGCCGAAGGTAAGTACAAGAAACAGCAGCAGCGGCGCGGCACGCGCAAAACGCGGCAGGTCCGAAAGCTCAAGCTTGCCGGGTTCGACTTTCGCCCGCCTGGACAACTGCGCGAAGGCAAAAGCAACCAGAGACACGATCACCGCACAGGCGGCAAAGGCGAGACCGTTCTCGGTACCGAGCAGCGGGATCATCATGGGGCCGATCACAAAGCCCGCCGTCATGCCGGCGCCGTAGATGCCCGAAACGCGGCCGCGCACCTTGTCTGCCGTCGCGACGTTTAACCAAGCTTCCCCGAAGACATAAATGGCGTTTACGCAGAAACCGAGTGCAAACCGGAGGATGAACCACGCGGCAAGGGTGTCGAAGATCGCAAAAGCGGACAGGACCACAGCCGTGCCGATCAGACCTGCCACGATTACTTGTCCTGCGCGCATGCGTCTCGACAGACGCGGCACTGCTAAAACCGAGATTCCCAGCCCCAGCATGAATGCCGTTGCGTTCAGCCCGACCAACAGATCCGACGCCCCGCGTTCGGCGAGCAAGAGCGAAATCAAGGGGTGGGTCAGCCCTTGTGCAATCGCGAAAATAGTAATGCCGAGCACGACCACCACGACCGAATTCCAGTCGGTCGCCGTAGCCGGCGCAGTAGAGGGCTGTGGCTGCGCGATCTGGTCCATTTCAGAACCAATGCAGCATAAGCCAATTGTTTTACAACCGACCCAAAGAGGAAACGGCCCGCTTGATCACGCGGGCCGTTTTCGTTTGGAGGGTATCGCTGCGCCCGGAACGAAAGCGACACGGCGCTGCGGTCACCTCAGGAACGCCAGAAGGGCTTCGCGATTTCGCGCTCGACGTCCAGGCGGTCCAGGCCGACGTCGCGCAGGAGCCGGTCGTCCATCTCCGCCAGGTCGTGACGCTGGTTGGCGCGATCCTGCCAAGCGATAAACAGGTTGATCAGAGCTTCCAGCGGGCCGACGGCGCCGGACTGCCGCAAAGGCGCCTTGGCGTAGTCGGCGAGGGAGTCATGGTCGGCGGTGTGGCCATGGGATACGAACCGCCGCAGGGTTCCGACTGATATCGTCATGACAAATCTCCTCATGGCTGCAAATCGAGAGGAAACGCCGTTGCGTTCCTTTCACCAGAGAATCTGTGCGGCTTGAGGCTTCGGCGCAAACGATGTTATCTCGGGAGTGAGATTAGAAATTTTATAGGCGAGCAAGGCTGCCATGCGTCGTCGTCGTCTCCCTCCGCTGAATGCTCTGCGCGCCTTCGAGGCGGCGGCCCGCCACCTGTCCTTCACCAAGGCGGCGGATGAATTGGCCGTCACCCAGGCCGCTGTCAGCCATCAGGTCAAGGCACTGGAAGATCATCTCGGCCTTCCGCTGTTCCGCCGGCTCAATCGGGCGCTTGTCCTGACCGAGGCCGGACGCAGCCTGCTGCCGGCGGCGCAGGAGGCCTTCGATCTTCTGGACGCGGCCGCCCGGCGCCTGCGGCAGGCTGAGGCCGGCGGGCCCTTGCGCGTCTCGGCGCTCTCGTCCTTCGCCTCGAAATGGCTGCTGCCGCGTCTGGCCCGCTTTCGTGCGGCGCATCCGGAGATCGACGTCCTGGTCTCCGCCGACGACCGTCTGGCCGACCTGGAGCGCGACGAGATCGATATCGGCATTCGCTACGGATCCGGGATCTATCCGGGTCTGCGTGTCGACTGGCTGATGGGCGACGAAATCCTGCCGGTCTGCGCGCCGTCGCTCTGCGAAGGCCGGAACGCCCTGCGGGATCCCGAGGACCTGCGGCATCACACCCTGCTGCACGACGAGGTGAGCGGCACCGCCGACAGTCCCGACTGGCGAGTCTGGTTCCAGGCGGCCGGCTTGCAGGACAGCGGCATCGATTGGGAGCGCGGCCCCGGCTATTCCCACATGGCCATGGTGCTGGAGGCGGCGATGGCGGGGGAAGGCGTTGCCCTTGGCCGGCTCTCGCTGGCCTGCGACGACCTGCGGGCCGAACGCCTGGTCTGTCCCTTCGGTCCCCGGCTGCGCACCAGCTTCGCCTACTGGATCGTTTGCAGTCCCGCCATGGCGGATCGGGCCAAGGTGGTCGCCTTTCGCGACTGGCTGCTGGCCGAGGCGCGCAGCGAGACCACGCCCTTCAGTCTGTTGCAGCGCCCGCCGGAGGCGGATCCGCACACGCTCGGCTCT
This genomic window from Algihabitans albus contains:
- a CDS encoding NRDE family protein; translation: MCTIVLLRRPDTAWPVLLAGNRDEMRDRPWRGPGRHWPDRPEVVAGQDELAGGSWLGVNDHGVLACILNRYGSLGPAAGKRSRGELVLEALDHADASAAAAALAQLEPSAYRSFNLVIADSQDAFWLRHIGEDAESVVVQPLPPGLSMITAADRNDTKSPRIGHFLPRFRDATPPDPAADDWSAWEALLASRDHGPSVGPEGAMNVALPNGFGTVSSSLLALAKPEAERPRALWRFAAGSPDGAAFETVDL
- a CDS encoding MFS transporter, which gives rise to MDQIAQPQPSTAPATATDWNSVVVVVLGITIFAIAQGLTHPLISLLLAERGASDLLVGLNATAFMLGLGISVLAVPRLSRRMRAGQVIVAGLIGTAVVLSAFAIFDTLAAWFILRFALGFCVNAIYVFGEAWLNVATADKVRGRVSGIYGAGMTAGFVIGPMMIPLLGTENGLAFAACAVIVSLVAFAFAQLSRRAKVEPGKLELSDLPRFARAAPLLLFLVLTFGFADALALALAPLHLTAGGASVNAAATFVAVMHVGMFVAQPFLGILLDLRDRWFIAAACLFATGLSFGALLLVPATSWLVWPLGALAGAAFFGIYTCALSILGREYHGPMLVAGASAFSVAYALGGMVGPAVSGVTSTLLPGATFLPVVVVGFGGALIVIRQRKKFAGLLDE
- a CDS encoding DUF1127 domain-containing protein yields the protein MTISVGTLRRFVSHGHTADHDSLADYAKAPLRQSGAVGPLEALINLFIAWQDRANQRHDLAEMDDRLLRDVGLDRLDVEREIAKPFWRS
- a CDS encoding DUF1476 domain-containing protein: MSFNDREKAFEDKYKHDQEVQFRVDVRRNKLLGLWAAELMDLKGEAADAYAKEVVSSDFEEAGHEDVYRKVMGDLTDKKVDISEHRLRKKMDELLEVAKQQVMTE
- the purC gene encoding phosphoribosylaminoimidazolesuccinocarboxamide synthase produces the protein MRRRRIYEGKAKVLFEGPEPGTLVQYFKDDATAFNAQKKGVITGKGVLNNRISEFFMLRLAEIGVPTHFVRRLNMREQLVRQVEIIPLEVVVRNVAAGSFAERFKTEEGTPLPRSIVEYYLKNDELGDPLVTEEHITAFGWAATQDLDDMLHLALRINDFLSGLLIGVGLKLVDFKLEFGRLWDDEEQMHIVLADEISPDSCRLWDLKTNEKLDKDRFRRDLGSVAEAYQEVARRLGVLPEAGPVDLQGPKVVQ
- a CDS encoding transcriptional regulator GcvA; protein product: MRRRRLPPLNALRAFEAAARHLSFTKAADELAVTQAAVSHQVKALEDHLGLPLFRRLNRALVLTEAGRSLLPAAQEAFDLLDAAARRLRQAEAGGPLRVSALSSFASKWLLPRLARFRAAHPEIDVLVSADDRLADLERDEIDIGIRYGSGIYPGLRVDWLMGDEILPVCAPSLCEGRNALRDPEDLRHHTLLHDEVSGTADSPDWRVWFQAAGLQDSGIDWERGPGYSHMAMVLEAAMAGEGVALGRLSLACDDLRAERLVCPFGPRLRTSFAYWIVCSPAMADRAKVVAFRDWLLAEARSETTPFSLLQRPPEADPHTLGSP